In one window of Chryseobacterium viscerum DNA:
- a CDS encoding CitMHS family transporter has translation MLTLLGFLMIFIFMVLIMNKKMTPLTALVLVPVLIAVVAGFGPDLGKMMKDGVKEIALTGVMLIFAILYFSLMIDTGLFEPLVNAILKAVGDNPVKTTIGTALLTTLVSLDGDGSSTYIIVVAALLPLYKKQGMNPLVLTCIIMLAGGIMNILPWGGPTARVMSSLKLGHTEIFVPMIPVMVIGLIWVFFVAYILGVREKKRISKHGKYTKYSGQDIAGENDPALRRPKLIIINLILTIVLLCVMILDIIPLGIAFMIAFCIASLINYPKLKDQQKIISKHAGNALSVAGMIFGAGIFTGILNGTGIMNSMGNSIISIVPKTWGGYLNVITAIFSVPLTFFLTNDAYYFGILPVITATGSQLNIPPDILGRASLVGQASHLLSPLVPSTYLLVSLAGVEFSDHLKFTLKWAIGSSIVMLLSALLLGII, from the coding sequence ATGCTGACCCTTCTTGGCTTTTTAATGATTTTCATCTTCATGGTTCTCATCATGAACAAAAAGATGACTCCACTTACCGCCTTAGTTCTAGTTCCGGTTCTTATAGCTGTAGTTGCAGGATTTGGACCTGACCTCGGAAAAATGATGAAAGACGGAGTAAAAGAAATAGCACTTACGGGAGTTATGCTGATTTTTGCCATCCTGTATTTCAGTCTGATGATTGATACAGGGCTTTTCGAGCCCCTTGTCAATGCCATATTAAAGGCTGTAGGAGATAATCCTGTAAAAACAACCATCGGAACTGCCCTTCTCACCACTTTAGTTTCATTAGACGGCGATGGCTCTTCCACTTACATTATTGTAGTGGCTGCATTACTCCCACTTTATAAAAAACAAGGGATGAACCCTTTGGTTCTGACCTGTATTATCATGCTTGCAGGCGGTATTATGAATATTTTACCATGGGGAGGACCTACTGCAAGAGTGATGAGTTCCCTTAAACTGGGCCACACAGAAATATTCGTTCCTATGATCCCGGTAATGGTGATCGGGCTGATCTGGGTATTTTTTGTCGCCTATATTTTGGGTGTACGGGAGAAAAAAAGAATAAGCAAGCACGGAAAATATACCAAATACAGCGGACAGGATATTGCCGGGGAAAATGATCCCGCATTAAGACGTCCCAAACTTATTATTATCAATCTGATCCTTACCATTGTCCTGCTTTGCGTAATGATTCTTGATATTATTCCTTTGGGAATTGCCTTTATGATTGCCTTTTGTATAGCTTCCCTAATTAATTATCCGAAACTGAAAGACCAGCAGAAAATCATTTCAAAACATGCAGGAAATGCATTATCTGTAGCAGGAATGATCTTCGGAGCAGGAATTTTTACAGGAATCCTGAATGGTACCGGAATTATGAATTCTATGGGAAACAGTATTATCAGTATCGTTCCTAAAACATGGGGTGGATATCTGAACGTCATCACTGCAATATTCAGTGTACCGCTTACTTTTTTCCTTACCAATGATGCCTATTATTTTGGAATATTGCCTGTGATTACTGCAACCGGCAGCCAGCTGAATATTCCTCCTGATATTTTAGGACGTGCCAGCCTTGTGGGGCAGGCTTCTCATTTATTAAGTCCTTTGGTTCCTTCTACTTATCTGTTGGTTTCACTGGCAGGTGTGGAATTCTCGGACCATCTGAAATTCACTTTAAAATGGGCCATAGGATCATCAATCGTAATGTTGCTGAGCGCATTGCTTCTTGGTATTATATAA
- a CDS encoding DUF2490 domain-containing protein: MKLNIQLMLILSFCMVNSLLHSQSKDNYNMWFQYLMSAKLTDKSTLTALTQYRSFDLAYDTRLFLVNAYVDYEVVENIKPAAGAMFLILESYNADDSKKIRYEKRPFQQVTADYYIGRTSISNRLRVEERFISNPDEFEVRIRYLISVRIPFNKKGEKEKLYGILKNEIRMNVDKLEPFDSNRITAGLGIKLGKNSALELAFINQLETKKTSNYGFVGFRNNFDWRKKKQ, encoded by the coding sequence ATGAAACTTAATATACAATTAATGCTTATTTTATCATTTTGCATGGTAAATAGCCTTTTACACAGTCAGAGTAAAGACAACTATAATATGTGGTTTCAATACCTGATGTCGGCAAAGCTTACGGATAAAAGTACTTTAACCGCACTTACTCAATACCGTTCTTTTGATCTTGCCTATGACACAAGGCTTTTTCTCGTGAATGCCTATGTAGATTATGAAGTGGTGGAAAATATAAAACCTGCTGCAGGAGCTATGTTTTTAATCCTTGAATCTTATAATGCTGATGATTCTAAAAAGATAAGATATGAAAAAAGACCTTTCCAGCAGGTAACCGCTGATTATTACATCGGCAGAACGTCAATTTCCAACCGGCTTAGAGTGGAAGAACGTTTTATCAGTAATCCTGATGAATTTGAAGTAAGAATCCGGTATCTGATCTCTGTCAGAATTCCTTTCAATAAAAAAGGAGAAAAAGAAAAGCTTTATGGTATTCTTAAAAATGAAATAAGAATGAATGTTGATAAGCTAGAACCCTTCGACAGCAATCGTATTACGGCAGGTCTTGGAATAAAACTAGGAAAAAATTCTGCTTTGGAGCTAGCCTTTATCAATCAGCTGGAAACCAAAAAAACAAGTAATTATGGATTCGTAGGATTCAGAAACAATTTTGACTGGAGAAAAAAGAAACAATAA
- a CDS encoding sensor histidine kinase, with product MNTIFNVGIYYLVYYYLVPRFYLSNKYPEFILYALICFLVSSLFRILWEPAVFQIDFSEKSYHVGFLYNVYISQGIIILVGSFLGITKDKFLIEQDVISLGEEKDQLYLDLLKSKLNPHFLLNTLNNIYANSFTHSEKTSDSILQLSRLLKYIIYDSGKEKVTISQEFSSLKALAALYQLKYNNQLDIVMDIEDQEEFDIAEIPSAILLTLFENALKHSAIGEDAHGFIKLFCNIERFELYFEIINSVGKDRNHAAESNYHGLGNEAIIHILEKFYPDQYEFYSGPKENDQYKIALTITING from the coding sequence TTGAATACAATTTTTAATGTGGGAATTTATTATCTGGTATACTATTATCTTGTTCCCCGGTTTTATTTATCCAATAAGTATCCGGAGTTTATCCTTTATGCTTTAATCTGTTTTTTGGTGTCCAGTCTTTTCAGAATTCTGTGGGAGCCGGCAGTTTTTCAGATCGATTTCAGTGAAAAAAGTTACCATGTTGGGTTCCTGTATAATGTGTACATCTCGCAGGGAATAATAATTCTGGTCGGTTCTTTTTTGGGAATTACCAAAGACAAATTTTTAATTGAGCAGGATGTAATCAGCCTTGGAGAAGAGAAAGACCAGCTTTATCTTGATTTGCTGAAGTCTAAACTGAATCCTCATTTTTTGTTGAATACTCTTAATAATATATACGCGAACAGTTTTACCCATTCAGAGAAAACGTCGGATTCTATTTTGCAGTTGAGCCGGCTTCTGAAGTATATTATTTATGACAGTGGAAAGGAAAAAGTAACGATTTCCCAGGAATTTTCTTCACTGAAAGCTCTTGCAGCTTTATACCAGCTTAAATATAATAACCAGCTTGATATTGTAATGGATATTGAAGATCAGGAAGAATTTGACATTGCTGAAATCCCGTCTGCTATACTTCTTACTTTATTTGAAAATGCATTAAAGCACTCAGCAATAGGAGAGGATGCTCATGGTTTTATAAAATTATTCTGTAATATTGAGCGCTTTGAACTGTATTTTGAAATTATAAATTCTGTAGGGAAAGATAGAAATCATGCGGCTGAATCTAATTATCACGGATTGGGTAATGAAGCAATTATTCATATATTGGAAAAATTTTATCCTGATCAGTATGAATTTTATTCCGGACCGAAAGAAAATGATCAATATAAAATTGCTTTAACAATTACTATCAATGGCTAA
- a CDS encoding LytR/AlgR family response regulator transcription factor, whose translation MANLTIVNVDDEYPALQLVKQYCDQLEDVELLASFQKPEEALAFLKANKVDLVVFDINMPGINGVELLQQLPDPPLCIFLTLETKYAVKAFELDVVHYLIKPVDFDTFKKAVNKARDFVQFKSSANNQQQEDYIMFKSNYVMNKVFLKDILWIQGFGEYIVLMTPLKKYMILERMSNFEEKFQHFGFIRIHKSYIVLSDHINSYNSGHVFLKNGEELPLGRTYKKNVKAHLS comes from the coding sequence ATGGCTAACCTTACTATCGTTAATGTAGATGATGAATATCCTGCATTGCAGCTTGTAAAACAATATTGCGATCAGCTTGAAGATGTTGAACTGCTGGCTTCATTTCAGAAACCGGAAGAGGCGCTGGCATTCCTGAAAGCAAATAAAGTGGATTTGGTTGTTTTCGATATCAATATGCCTGGAATCAATGGAGTAGAACTTTTGCAGCAGCTTCCCGATCCGCCGTTATGTATTTTTCTTACACTGGAAACAAAATACGCGGTGAAAGCCTTTGAACTGGATGTTGTTCATTATCTCATAAAACCTGTAGACTTTGATACTTTCAAAAAAGCGGTTAATAAAGCAAGAGATTTTGTTCAGTTTAAAAGCTCTGCTAATAACCAGCAGCAGGAAGACTATATTATGTTCAAATCCAATTACGTGATGAATAAAGTTTTTCTTAAAGATATTCTATGGATACAGGGATTCGGGGAATATATTGTACTGATGACCCCATTGAAAAAATATATGATTTTGGAGAGAATGTCAAATTTTGAAGAGAAATTTCAGCATTTCGGGTTTATCAGAATTCATAAGTCTTATATCGTTTTGTCGGATCATATCAATTCTTATAATTCCGGTCATGTTTTTTTGAAAAACGGAGAAGAACTTCCACTTGGGCGAACTTATAAAAAGAACGTAAAAGCACATTTAAGCTAA